From a single Sparus aurata chromosome 13, fSpaAur1.1, whole genome shotgun sequence genomic region:
- the gemin5 gene encoding gem-associated protein 5 isoform X2, whose amino-acid sequence MHERSLPASPNWYCSRCSDVSRRGLLGVGAKNIIFLIDVSASSCRVVGELAGHRDLVSGFSFCQHAGQSHVCVSSSNDGSIRFWDSDNKVLIKEHAAHQSPVAAVHWSPVDKNLVVSGDEKGVVVCHWFHTGDTASFFPEPRTIFCLTCSPHTWSTVAVGYKDGMIVLIDLSKKGEVIHRLRGHDDEIHSLAWSWLVGEDALYSRPEDSEANSGAPAGDGKGCYLASGSKDQTLRIWSSAKGKSVMTLKLPYVKKRGSAVDPGVKERLWLHVHWPRGRPTQLVSSCFSGELVMWDLTRSGKQRWTLFGTSSEGQNHNRIVFNMSSVLVQDDRELLISTSMDREIKCWDLASLDCCWTLPTLGGFVYALTFSPVGTGCLALGVGDNMIRVWNTLTTQNQYDTRSFWQGIKSKVTALAWHPKKEGSLSFGTDDGKVGIYDVFSNKPPQISSSYHRKTVYTLAWGPPVPPMSFGAAGGKPSISLYSCAGEGTILQHDPSRLSGEASDIDKLIRDTNSIKHKLSPHTDLSWKPDGKVVAIGNEDGCIEVYQAPSLKLLCSIQQHHKIINTLRWHHDHSSAPELHCLLASGSSNAIVYVHDLRSIIENPPESPVVLTEPHRRLCGHTAKITDMAWSPHHNARLVTASYDGTAQVWDVLQEEALSNYRGHIGYLLCVDWSPVDPDVIWTGGKDFTLQEWRVSKQEFTKPPKGKKMLELKEKTKTNPKQKKKNKKPPGAGGAAPLEMNGGPVAGPKAAKEQEPSEDEEDEVSSTNSSVPTVSSESQRKSSAVVVIKSKDKPDLLKKKKPRSMLPISTSMDHQPKEDLLQDCITLASVKHSKAPPAGCVPGQGEHIHLGLFSDRQALYRMFEAEEAAHVEAAHFDCVVYLRLWSGDLEGALQLATERGELNDHLLSVAPMAGFEVWSRTVEAFVKQLCLQEQYLKAASHLLSVNKLYEAVDLLRSHKLYREAIALVKARLPAEDPVLKELYTCWAAVLEKDGHFSAAAKCHLAAGASFDAAKVIARKSDVSSLRTAASLARISGEVALAQSLALRCAKDLAAALDWVGAQEVLSSQESLLVHRLHLCVAELLAAMLADPQVESQSCVSSHPWVSLGERHVCLQDRIRDVWEQQFGVSQKSEGHCSVGALLQELKSAESPTPTANVPLRQVQLYSSLHLTRAVLSWLLDDEGQLMKELWKAVAWFRDAGHLSVSAELCRLLFPDADVSVFSRKHPKTLDYKEEEAKAAATSLQAFINYQHLYEHWWRSATRITNGSAAVSSPADELKDKVMNGGISESEESVCPATRRCDKLDFDASLLLSEPHAACQAVQRSVREVQERLAAMVLQHGRAQEEKPDSAEKETDGPAQISTTTESPDSPASAGRRPEDQDTLLTLSSKMTEHQKQLADLPDTVKMYPHPDVVECCLVLLHVSKASPSVSESLQQEAKDLLRKYATGPTVHKASQQFLT is encoded by the exons ATGCACGAACGGTCTCTTCCCGCCTCTCCCAACTGGTACTGCTCCCGCTGCAGTGACGTCAGCAGGAGAGGTTTACTGGGCGTCGGAGCCAAAAACATCATCTTCTTGATTGACGTGTCCGCATCCTCCTGCAGGGTCGTAG GTGAGCTCGCCGGCCATCGAGACCTGGTGTCGGGCTTCTCTTTCTGTCAGCACGCAGGGCAGAGTCACGTCTGCGTCAGCTCCTCCAACGACGGCTCTATTCGCTTCTGGGATTCAGACAACAAGGTTCTCATAAAGGAACATGCAGCTCATCAG TCCCCCGTGGCAGCGGTGCACTGGTCTCCGGTGGATAAAAACCTGGTGGTGTCTGGAGATGAGAAGGGCGTCGTGGTCTGTCACTGGTTCCACACCGGCGACACCGCCAGCTTCTTTCCCGAGCCCAGGACCATCTTCTGCCTCACCTGCTCCCCTCACACCTGGAGCACTGTGGCTGTGGG GTACAAAGATGGGATGATCGTCCTGATCGATTTGAGTAAGAAAGGCGAGGTGATTCACCGCCTCCGTGGACACGATGATGAGATTCACTCTCTGGCGTGGTCGTGGCTGGTTGGCGAGGATGCTCTCTACAGCAGACCTGAGGACAGTGAAG CCAACAGTGGAGCTCCTGCTGGAGATGGGAAGGGCTGCTATCTTGCGTCTGGGAGCAAAGACCAGACGTTGAGGATCTGGAGCTCAGCGAAGGGAAAAA GTGTGATGACTCTGAAGCTGCCGTATGTGAAGAAAAGAGGCTCTGCGGTCGACCCCGGAGTCAAAGAGAGACTCTGGCTCCATGTCCACTGGCCCAGGGGACGACCGACACAACTCGTGTCCAGCTGCTTCAG tggtGAGTTGGTGATGTGGGACTTGACCAGGTCCGGGAAGCAGAGGTGGACTCTGTTCGGGACGTCTTCAGAGGGTCAGAACCACAACAGGATCGTATTCAACATGAGTTCAGTCCTCGTGCAGGACGACAGAGAGCTGCTCATCAGCACCTCCATGGACAGAGAG ATTAAATGCTGGGACCTGGCCTCTCTGGACTGCTGCTGGACCCTGCCCACCCTGGGTGGTTTCGTCTACGCCCTGACCTTCTCTCCGGTGGGCACAGGGTGTCTGGCGCTGGGCGTGGGGGACAACATGATCCGGGTGTGGAACACACTGACCACCCAGAACCAGTACGACACCAGGTCCTTCTGGCAGGGCATCAAGTCCAAGGTCACAGCG CTGGCGTGGCACCCAAAAAAAGAAGGATCCTTGTCTTTCGGAACAGATGACGGTAAAGTCGGTATCTACGACGTCTTCTCAAACAA GCCTCCTCAGATATCGAGCTCCTATCACCGGAAAACAGTGTACACGTTGGCCTGGGGACCCCCAGTCCCCCCGATGTCATTTG GTGCAGCAGGAGGAAAGCCGTCCATCAGCCTGTACAGTTGCGCCGGCGAGGGCACCATCCTTCAGCACGATCCGTCCAGGCTGAGTGGTGAAGCCTCCGACATCGACAAGCTGATCAGAGACACCAACAGCATCAAG CACAAGCTGTCTCCACACACCGACCTCAGCTGGAAGCCAGATGGGAAAGTGGTTGCCATCGGCAACGAGGACGG GTGTATTGAGGTGTATCAGGCTCCTAGTCTGAAGCTGCTGTGCAGCATCCAGCAGCATCACAAGATCATCAACACGTTGCGGTGGCATCATGACCACAGCTCTGCGCcggagctgcactgcctgctggCCTCGGGCTCCAGCAACGCCATCGTCTACGTGCACGACCTCCGCTCCATCATAG AGAATCCTCCGGAAAGCCCCGTGGTGTTGACGGAGCCTCACCGCAGGCTGTGTGGTCATACAGCGAAAATCACTGACATGGCCTGGAGTCCACACCACAACGCCCGGCTGGTAACCGCCTCGTATGATGGCACAGCCCAG GTGTGGGACGTGCTGCAGGAGGAAGCTCTCTCCAACTACCGGGGTCACATCGGTTATCTGCTGTGCGTGGACTGGTCGCCCGTCGACCCAGACGTGATCTGGACCGGAGGGAAGGACTTCACCTTGCAGGAGTGGAGAGTCTCCAAACAAGAGTTTACAAAGCCGCCTAAAG GGAAAAAGATGCTGGAGCTAAAGGAGAAGACAAAGACCAATCctaagcagaagaagaagaacaagaagccaCCAGGGGCCGGAGGAGCTGCACCGCTGGAGATGAACGGAGGGCCGGTCGCAGGACCGAAAGCAGCGAAAGAACAGGAGCCgtctgaggatgaggaggatgaagtCAGCTCAACGAACAGTTCTGTACCAACAG tcTCTTCAGAGTCACAAAGGAAGTcctctgctgttgttgttataaaGAGCAAAGACAAACCAG acctgctgaagaagaagaagccgcGCTCCATGCTGCCCATCAGCACCTCCATGGACCATCAGCCCAAAGAGGATCTGCTGCAGGACTGCATCACTCTGGCCTCAGTCAAACACAGcaagg cgccccctgcaggctgtGTCCCGGGACAGGGAGAGCACATCCATCTGGGCCTGTTCTCTGACAGACAGGCTCTGTATCGCATGTTTGAGGCAGAAG AGGCGGCTCACGTGGAGGCGGCTCACTTCGACTGTGTCGTGTACCTGCGGCTGTGGAGCGGAGACCTGGAGGGGGCGCTGCAGCTCgccacagagagaggagagctgaaCGACCACCTGCTCTCTGTCGCTCCTATGG CCGGGTTCGAGGTGTGGAGCCGGACGGTGGAGGCCTTCGTCAAGCAGCTGTGCCTGCAGGAGCAGTACCTGAAGGCAGCGTCCCACCTGCTGTCAGTCAACAAGCTGTACGAGGCCGTCGACCTGCTGCGCTCGCACAAACTCTACAG GGAGGCCATCGCTCTGGTCAAAGCCAGACTGCCAGCAGAAGATCCCGTCCTGAAGGAGCTGTACACCTGCTGGGCCGCCGTGCTGGAGAAGGACGGACATTTCTCCGCTGCTGCTAAATG TCACCTGGCTGCTGGTGCCAGTTTCGACGCTGCTAAAGTCATCGCCAGGAAGAGTGATGTCTCCTCGCTGAGGACGGCGGCCAGCCTAGCGAGAATCTCGGGAGAGGTCGCGCTGGCTCAGTCGCTGGCGCTGAGGTGCGCTAAAGACCTGGCTGCTGCTCTGGACTGGGTCGGAGCCCAGGAGGTCCTGAGCTCTCAGGAGAGTCTGTTG GTCCACAGGCTGCACCTCTGCGTCGCCGAGCTGCTGGCTGCGATGCTGGCGGACCCTCAGGTTGAATCTCAGTCCTGCGTCTCCAGTCACCCGTGGGTGTCTCTGGGTGAAAGGCACGTCTGCCTCCAGGACCGAATAAGAGACGTGTGGGAGCAGCAGTTTGGGGTTTCACAGAAGTCAGAAGGACACTGCAGCGTCGGAGCTCTTCTGCAGGAGCTGAAGTCTGCAGAGAGTCCAACACCCACCGCTAATGTTCCTCTGAGACAG GTCCAGCTGTATTCATCCCTCCATCTGACGCGTGCCGTGTTGAGCTGGTTGCTGGACGACGAGGGGCAGCTGATGAAGGAGCTGTGGAAGGCGGTGGCCTGGTTCAGAGATGCCGGACACCTCAGTGTCTCTGCAGAGCTCTGCAGGCTGCTGTTTCCTGACG ctGACGTGAGTGTTTTTTCAAGGAAACATCCCAAAACACTTGAttacaaagaagaagaagccaaagCCGCTGCCACCAGTCTGCAGGCTTTTATCAACTACCAGCACCTGTATGAGCACTGGTGGAGGAGCGCCACCCGGATCACCAACGGATCAGCAGCTGTCTCCAGTCCTGCAGACGAGCTGAAGGACAAAGTGATGAACGGAGGAATATCGGAGTCAGAAGAGAGTGTCTGCCCGGCGACTAGGCGGTGTGATAAACTGGACTTTGATGCGTCTCTGCTTCTGTCTGAGCCTCACGCAGCCTGTCAGGCTGTTCAGAGGTCAGTGAGGGAGGTCCAGGAGCGGCTGGCAGCCATGGTGTTGCAGCACGGCAGAGCCCAGGAAGAGAAGCCCGACTCTgcggagaaagagacagacggTCCCGCGCAGATCTCCACGACCACAGAGTCACCTGACAGCCCGGCGTCTGCTGGGCGACG GCCCGAGGATCAGGACACTCTCCTCACTTTGTCTTCCAAGATGACAGAACACCAGAAACAGCTGGCTGACCTGCCCGACACAGTCAAG ATGTATCCTCACCCAGACGTTGTTGAATGCTGCCTGGTCCTCCTACACGTCAGCAAGGCTTCACCCTCCGTCTCCGAGTCCCTCCAACAAGAGGCCAAAGATCTCCTCCGCAAATACGCAACCGGCCCCACCGTCCACAAAGCCTCCCAACAATTCCTCACCTGA
- the mrpl22 gene encoding large ribosomal subunit protein uL22m — MAAAMTGRGAAFIRNISGGLLSRLQVVGGGPQQLACLHTSASLESKSWERKNKTVYPPQLPDEPPRPAEVHHCRRQIKYSKDKMWYLAKMIRGMSIDEAIAQLEFNDKKGAKIMKEVLLEAQEMAVKNHNVEYKSNLYIAESYSSKGQYLKRIRYHGRGMLGIMDKVYCHYFVKLVEGSPPKTVEKTSFDQAKEYVQSLKNRTIIHSL; from the exons ATGGCGGCTGCAATGACAGGACGTG gtgcCGCCTTTATTAGGAATATATCTGGGGGCTTACTTTCGAG GCTACAGGTTGTGGGCGGTGGTCCTCAGCAGCTGGCATGTCTCCACACCAGCGCTTCCCTGGAGTCAAAGAGCTGGGAGAGGAAGAACAAAACGGTGTATCCACCTCAGCTACCAGACGAGCCCCCCAGACCAGCA gAGGTCCATCACTGCAGGAGGCAGATTAAGTACAGCAAAGACAAGATGTGGTACCTGGCCAAAATG ATCCGAGGGATGAGCATCGACGAGGCTATCGCACAGCTGGAGTTCAACGACAAGAAGGGGGCGAAGATCATGAAAGAG GTTCTTCTGGAAGCCCAGGAGATGGCAGTCAAGAATCACAATGTAGAGTACAAATCCAATTTATATATAG ctgaGTCCTACTCCAGCAAAGGGCAGTACCTGAAGCGGATCCGTTACCACGGCCGCGGGATGTTGGGCATCATGGACAAGGTTTACTGTCACTACTTTGTCAAGCTGGTGGAGGGCTCGCCGCCCAAAACGGTGGAGAAGACGAGCTTTGACCAGGCCAAAGAGTACGTCCAGAGCCTCAAGAACAGAACCATCATCCACAGCCTGTAG
- the gemin5 gene encoding gem-associated protein 5 isoform X1: MHERSLPASPNWYCSRCSDVSRRGLLGVGAKNIIFLIDVSASSCRVVGELAGHRDLVSGFSFCQHAGQSHVCVSSSNDGSIRFWDSDNKVLIKEHAAHQSPVAAVHWSPVDKNLVVSGDEKGVVVCHWFHTGDTASFFPEPRTIFCLTCSPHTWSTVAVGYKDGMIVLIDLSKKGEVIHRLRGHDDEIHSLAWSWLVGEDALYSRPEDSEVANSGAPAGDGKGCYLASGSKDQTLRIWSSAKGKSVMTLKLPYVKKRGSAVDPGVKERLWLHVHWPRGRPTQLVSSCFSGELVMWDLTRSGKQRWTLFGTSSEGQNHNRIVFNMSSVLVQDDRELLISTSMDREIKCWDLASLDCCWTLPTLGGFVYALTFSPVGTGCLALGVGDNMIRVWNTLTTQNQYDTRSFWQGIKSKVTALAWHPKKEGSLSFGTDDGKVGIYDVFSNKPPQISSSYHRKTVYTLAWGPPVPPMSFGAAGGKPSISLYSCAGEGTILQHDPSRLSGEASDIDKLIRDTNSIKHKLSPHTDLSWKPDGKVVAIGNEDGCIEVYQAPSLKLLCSIQQHHKIINTLRWHHDHSSAPELHCLLASGSSNAIVYVHDLRSIIENPPESPVVLTEPHRRLCGHTAKITDMAWSPHHNARLVTASYDGTAQVWDVLQEEALSNYRGHIGYLLCVDWSPVDPDVIWTGGKDFTLQEWRVSKQEFTKPPKGKKMLELKEKTKTNPKQKKKNKKPPGAGGAAPLEMNGGPVAGPKAAKEQEPSEDEEDEVSSTNSSVPTVSSESQRKSSAVVVIKSKDKPDLLKKKKPRSMLPISTSMDHQPKEDLLQDCITLASVKHSKAPPAGCVPGQGEHIHLGLFSDRQALYRMFEAEEAAHVEAAHFDCVVYLRLWSGDLEGALQLATERGELNDHLLSVAPMAGFEVWSRTVEAFVKQLCLQEQYLKAASHLLSVNKLYEAVDLLRSHKLYREAIALVKARLPAEDPVLKELYTCWAAVLEKDGHFSAAAKCHLAAGASFDAAKVIARKSDVSSLRTAASLARISGEVALAQSLALRCAKDLAAALDWVGAQEVLSSQESLLVHRLHLCVAELLAAMLADPQVESQSCVSSHPWVSLGERHVCLQDRIRDVWEQQFGVSQKSEGHCSVGALLQELKSAESPTPTANVPLRQVQLYSSLHLTRAVLSWLLDDEGQLMKELWKAVAWFRDAGHLSVSAELCRLLFPDADVSVFSRKHPKTLDYKEEEAKAAATSLQAFINYQHLYEHWWRSATRITNGSAAVSSPADELKDKVMNGGISESEESVCPATRRCDKLDFDASLLLSEPHAACQAVQRSVREVQERLAAMVLQHGRAQEEKPDSAEKETDGPAQISTTTESPDSPASAGRRPEDQDTLLTLSSKMTEHQKQLADLPDTVKMYPHPDVVECCLVLLHVSKASPSVSESLQQEAKDLLRKYATGPTVHKASQQFLT, encoded by the exons ATGCACGAACGGTCTCTTCCCGCCTCTCCCAACTGGTACTGCTCCCGCTGCAGTGACGTCAGCAGGAGAGGTTTACTGGGCGTCGGAGCCAAAAACATCATCTTCTTGATTGACGTGTCCGCATCCTCCTGCAGGGTCGTAG GTGAGCTCGCCGGCCATCGAGACCTGGTGTCGGGCTTCTCTTTCTGTCAGCACGCAGGGCAGAGTCACGTCTGCGTCAGCTCCTCCAACGACGGCTCTATTCGCTTCTGGGATTCAGACAACAAGGTTCTCATAAAGGAACATGCAGCTCATCAG TCCCCCGTGGCAGCGGTGCACTGGTCTCCGGTGGATAAAAACCTGGTGGTGTCTGGAGATGAGAAGGGCGTCGTGGTCTGTCACTGGTTCCACACCGGCGACACCGCCAGCTTCTTTCCCGAGCCCAGGACCATCTTCTGCCTCACCTGCTCCCCTCACACCTGGAGCACTGTGGCTGTGGG GTACAAAGATGGGATGATCGTCCTGATCGATTTGAGTAAGAAAGGCGAGGTGATTCACCGCCTCCGTGGACACGATGATGAGATTCACTCTCTGGCGTGGTCGTGGCTGGTTGGCGAGGATGCTCTCTACAGCAGACCTGAGGACAGTGAAG TAGCCAACAGTGGAGCTCCTGCTGGAGATGGGAAGGGCTGCTATCTTGCGTCTGGGAGCAAAGACCAGACGTTGAGGATCTGGAGCTCAGCGAAGGGAAAAA GTGTGATGACTCTGAAGCTGCCGTATGTGAAGAAAAGAGGCTCTGCGGTCGACCCCGGAGTCAAAGAGAGACTCTGGCTCCATGTCCACTGGCCCAGGGGACGACCGACACAACTCGTGTCCAGCTGCTTCAG tggtGAGTTGGTGATGTGGGACTTGACCAGGTCCGGGAAGCAGAGGTGGACTCTGTTCGGGACGTCTTCAGAGGGTCAGAACCACAACAGGATCGTATTCAACATGAGTTCAGTCCTCGTGCAGGACGACAGAGAGCTGCTCATCAGCACCTCCATGGACAGAGAG ATTAAATGCTGGGACCTGGCCTCTCTGGACTGCTGCTGGACCCTGCCCACCCTGGGTGGTTTCGTCTACGCCCTGACCTTCTCTCCGGTGGGCACAGGGTGTCTGGCGCTGGGCGTGGGGGACAACATGATCCGGGTGTGGAACACACTGACCACCCAGAACCAGTACGACACCAGGTCCTTCTGGCAGGGCATCAAGTCCAAGGTCACAGCG CTGGCGTGGCACCCAAAAAAAGAAGGATCCTTGTCTTTCGGAACAGATGACGGTAAAGTCGGTATCTACGACGTCTTCTCAAACAA GCCTCCTCAGATATCGAGCTCCTATCACCGGAAAACAGTGTACACGTTGGCCTGGGGACCCCCAGTCCCCCCGATGTCATTTG GTGCAGCAGGAGGAAAGCCGTCCATCAGCCTGTACAGTTGCGCCGGCGAGGGCACCATCCTTCAGCACGATCCGTCCAGGCTGAGTGGTGAAGCCTCCGACATCGACAAGCTGATCAGAGACACCAACAGCATCAAG CACAAGCTGTCTCCACACACCGACCTCAGCTGGAAGCCAGATGGGAAAGTGGTTGCCATCGGCAACGAGGACGG GTGTATTGAGGTGTATCAGGCTCCTAGTCTGAAGCTGCTGTGCAGCATCCAGCAGCATCACAAGATCATCAACACGTTGCGGTGGCATCATGACCACAGCTCTGCGCcggagctgcactgcctgctggCCTCGGGCTCCAGCAACGCCATCGTCTACGTGCACGACCTCCGCTCCATCATAG AGAATCCTCCGGAAAGCCCCGTGGTGTTGACGGAGCCTCACCGCAGGCTGTGTGGTCATACAGCGAAAATCACTGACATGGCCTGGAGTCCACACCACAACGCCCGGCTGGTAACCGCCTCGTATGATGGCACAGCCCAG GTGTGGGACGTGCTGCAGGAGGAAGCTCTCTCCAACTACCGGGGTCACATCGGTTATCTGCTGTGCGTGGACTGGTCGCCCGTCGACCCAGACGTGATCTGGACCGGAGGGAAGGACTTCACCTTGCAGGAGTGGAGAGTCTCCAAACAAGAGTTTACAAAGCCGCCTAAAG GGAAAAAGATGCTGGAGCTAAAGGAGAAGACAAAGACCAATCctaagcagaagaagaagaacaagaagccaCCAGGGGCCGGAGGAGCTGCACCGCTGGAGATGAACGGAGGGCCGGTCGCAGGACCGAAAGCAGCGAAAGAACAGGAGCCgtctgaggatgaggaggatgaagtCAGCTCAACGAACAGTTCTGTACCAACAG tcTCTTCAGAGTCACAAAGGAAGTcctctgctgttgttgttataaaGAGCAAAGACAAACCAG acctgctgaagaagaagaagccgcGCTCCATGCTGCCCATCAGCACCTCCATGGACCATCAGCCCAAAGAGGATCTGCTGCAGGACTGCATCACTCTGGCCTCAGTCAAACACAGcaagg cgccccctgcaggctgtGTCCCGGGACAGGGAGAGCACATCCATCTGGGCCTGTTCTCTGACAGACAGGCTCTGTATCGCATGTTTGAGGCAGAAG AGGCGGCTCACGTGGAGGCGGCTCACTTCGACTGTGTCGTGTACCTGCGGCTGTGGAGCGGAGACCTGGAGGGGGCGCTGCAGCTCgccacagagagaggagagctgaaCGACCACCTGCTCTCTGTCGCTCCTATGG CCGGGTTCGAGGTGTGGAGCCGGACGGTGGAGGCCTTCGTCAAGCAGCTGTGCCTGCAGGAGCAGTACCTGAAGGCAGCGTCCCACCTGCTGTCAGTCAACAAGCTGTACGAGGCCGTCGACCTGCTGCGCTCGCACAAACTCTACAG GGAGGCCATCGCTCTGGTCAAAGCCAGACTGCCAGCAGAAGATCCCGTCCTGAAGGAGCTGTACACCTGCTGGGCCGCCGTGCTGGAGAAGGACGGACATTTCTCCGCTGCTGCTAAATG TCACCTGGCTGCTGGTGCCAGTTTCGACGCTGCTAAAGTCATCGCCAGGAAGAGTGATGTCTCCTCGCTGAGGACGGCGGCCAGCCTAGCGAGAATCTCGGGAGAGGTCGCGCTGGCTCAGTCGCTGGCGCTGAGGTGCGCTAAAGACCTGGCTGCTGCTCTGGACTGGGTCGGAGCCCAGGAGGTCCTGAGCTCTCAGGAGAGTCTGTTG GTCCACAGGCTGCACCTCTGCGTCGCCGAGCTGCTGGCTGCGATGCTGGCGGACCCTCAGGTTGAATCTCAGTCCTGCGTCTCCAGTCACCCGTGGGTGTCTCTGGGTGAAAGGCACGTCTGCCTCCAGGACCGAATAAGAGACGTGTGGGAGCAGCAGTTTGGGGTTTCACAGAAGTCAGAAGGACACTGCAGCGTCGGAGCTCTTCTGCAGGAGCTGAAGTCTGCAGAGAGTCCAACACCCACCGCTAATGTTCCTCTGAGACAG GTCCAGCTGTATTCATCCCTCCATCTGACGCGTGCCGTGTTGAGCTGGTTGCTGGACGACGAGGGGCAGCTGATGAAGGAGCTGTGGAAGGCGGTGGCCTGGTTCAGAGATGCCGGACACCTCAGTGTCTCTGCAGAGCTCTGCAGGCTGCTGTTTCCTGACG ctGACGTGAGTGTTTTTTCAAGGAAACATCCCAAAACACTTGAttacaaagaagaagaagccaaagCCGCTGCCACCAGTCTGCAGGCTTTTATCAACTACCAGCACCTGTATGAGCACTGGTGGAGGAGCGCCACCCGGATCACCAACGGATCAGCAGCTGTCTCCAGTCCTGCAGACGAGCTGAAGGACAAAGTGATGAACGGAGGAATATCGGAGTCAGAAGAGAGTGTCTGCCCGGCGACTAGGCGGTGTGATAAACTGGACTTTGATGCGTCTCTGCTTCTGTCTGAGCCTCACGCAGCCTGTCAGGCTGTTCAGAGGTCAGTGAGGGAGGTCCAGGAGCGGCTGGCAGCCATGGTGTTGCAGCACGGCAGAGCCCAGGAAGAGAAGCCCGACTCTgcggagaaagagacagacggTCCCGCGCAGATCTCCACGACCACAGAGTCACCTGACAGCCCGGCGTCTGCTGGGCGACG GCCCGAGGATCAGGACACTCTCCTCACTTTGTCTTCCAAGATGACAGAACACCAGAAACAGCTGGCTGACCTGCCCGACACAGTCAAG ATGTATCCTCACCCAGACGTTGTTGAATGCTGCCTGGTCCTCCTACACGTCAGCAAGGCTTCACCCTCCGTCTCCGAGTCCCTCCAACAAGAGGCCAAAGATCTCCTCCGCAAATACGCAACCGGCCCCACCGTCCACAAAGCCTCCCAACAATTCCTCACCTGA